The following nucleotide sequence is from Planctomycetia bacterium.
ACTCACGTGAAATTCACGGGTGACGGTAAGGCGGCAGTTCATGCGGCGTCCTCCTGGTGGCTGGCGAGTTCATGGGTCAGCGACTTGATACCGGCGGGGTGGAACGTCAGCGAGATACGGCCATGCTCGCCATCGTAGTCAACCCGTTCGACGAGCAGTTCCAGCACACGGGACTGCTCCCGCGGCGCTAGGG
It contains:
- a CDS encoding recombinase family protein; the encoded protein is LLADSQERVRVAERRLTEIDNELVSLRGKLVDEAEVTRALADFDKLWETLAPREQSRVLELLVERVDYDGEHGRISLTFHPAGIKSLTHELASHQEDAA